The following coding sequences lie in one Prionailurus viverrinus isolate Anna chromosome X, UM_Priviv_1.0, whole genome shotgun sequence genomic window:
- the LOC125157286 gene encoding histone H2A-Bbd type 1-like, translating into MSGRRRHRHRRRRRRHTVSRSRRAELQFPVSRVERLLREGRYAPRLSASTPVFLTAVLEYLTANILELAGKEALDSHKMRITPEHVQRALGSNQHLRGLLENTTSPRVDGMPRVRKW; encoded by the coding sequence CCGGCACCGTCGCAGACGGAGGAGGCACACGGTGTCCCGCTCCAGGAGAGCCGAGCTGCAATTCCCGGTCAGCCGCGTGGAGCGTCTGCTGCGAGAGGGTCGCTACGCCCCGCGCCTGAGCGCGTCCACCCCGGTCTTCCTGACCGCCGTTCTCGAGTACCTGACGGCCAACATCCTGGAGCTGGCGGGCAAGGAGGCTCTGGACAGCCACAAGATGCGCATCACCCCGGAGCACGTGCAGCGAGCCCTGGGCAGCAACCAGCACCTCAGGGGTCTCCTCGAGAACACCACCTCCCCTCGGGTGGATGGGATGCCCCGAGTTCGGAAGTGGTGA